One window of Acropora palmata chromosome 1, jaAcrPala1.3, whole genome shotgun sequence genomic DNA carries:
- the LOC141881682 gene encoding choline transporter-like protein 2 isoform X1: MASQTNDNKVGDNTDVENLSLLQKGGKRKYDPKFRGPIADRSCTDIICCLLFVAYIVGMIIVGVIAFKEGDPDRLLSPTDSNGNTCGKGDYKDKKFLLFFDISTCVTKGGSLAEFVTFPSCPTPQVCVSSCPKENQLGTSPEPSDMVCKEGVGEVTKDNKFEFVRQGKCAPYYLASSAVLYRCIPTLVGTLLANGTAVQNRDGQNVTKGAVEGGIKGLQFLLNAQNLGRSVFEDIKAVWYWLLIGMILTLVLGFIYIVITRWITGLLVWLSILLVFALLIAGMYCCYSKYKFLEDSGTSQDFQLKFTFDLDVYTNSKETWLVLGIFLTVLFVILFLIVLVLRKRIVLAVKVIKEASKAVGEIKTSLFFPIVTWLLQLLLFAWFLAVAVYLVTNGTPVYKVIDAPKVDPYNLTNGTDCNAKTFENQFPNTSASCVMAGLEENVHLLRMQIFHLFGWFWIMNFIIALGQCVLAGAFASWYFTYQKPDDIPALPIISSFWRTLRYHTGSLAFGAAIIAIVQLIRAILEYIDAKLKEYGQDNKVIKFILCCCKCCFWCLEKILKFLNKNAYIVIAIHGKNFCSSAREAFKLLLDNVLRVVAINSVTTFLLFMGKLVVVGIVGVASFFWFGQLNKDDPTTLQFSVVPTILMVIFAYAVSVLFFDVYDMAIDTVFLCVMIDLEMNDGSAEKPYFMSDSLKKMLDVENRSHPDGTEKEAK; the protein is encoded by the exons ATGGCGTCTCAAACGAATGACAATAAAGTAGGAGACAACACTGACG TTGAGAATTTAAGTCTTCTCCAAAAAG GGGGAAAAAGGAAGTATGACCCAAAATTCAGAGGACCCATTGCTGACAG GTCATGTACGGACATTATTTGCTGCCTTCTGTTTGTAGCTTACATTGTTGGTATGATCATCGTTGGTGTTATTG ctTTCAAAGAAGGAGATCCTGACAGACTGCTTTCACCAACAGACTCTAATG GGAATACTTGTGGAAAAGGTGATTACAA GGACAAGAAGTTCCTCCTGTTTTTTGATATCAGTACCTGTGTAACAAAGGGTGGTAGCTTGGCAGAGTTTGTAACCTTTCCATCATGTCCCACTCCACAG GTTTGTGTATCCAGCTGtccaaaagaaaatcaactAGGAACAAGTCCAGAACCAAGTGATATGGTATGCAAGGAGGGAGTTGGTGAAGTTACTAAG GATAACAAATTCGAGTTTGTGAGACAAGGAAAATGTGCTCCATACTATCTGGCCTCTTCAGCAG TTCTGTATCGATGCATACCAACTTTGGTTGGTACTTTGTTGGCTAATGGCACAGCTGTACAAAATCGTGATGGACAAAATGTAACAAAGGGGGCTGTGGAAGGAGGAATTAA GGGTTtgcagtttcttttgaatgcCCAAAATCTTGGACGATCT GTTTTTGAGGACATCAAGGCTGTGTGGTATTGGCTTTTAAT AGGAATGATCCTCACTTTGGTGTTAGGTTTCATCTATATTGTGATCACAAG ATGGATAACAGGCTTGCTTGTGTGGCTCAGCATCCTTCTCGTCTTTGCTTTACTTATAGCTG GGATGTATTGTTGCTATAGCAAGTACAAGTTCTTAGAAGACTCGGGCACCAGTCAAGACTTCCAACTCAAGTTTACTTTTGACCTTGATGTATACACAAACTCAAAAGAAACTTGGCTTGTTCTGG GTATTTTCCTGACGGTCCTGTTCGTCATTCTCTTCTTGATTGTTCTGGTTTTGCGTAAAAGAATCGTACTTGCTGTAAAAGTGATAAAAGAAGCTAGCAA GGCAGTTGGCGAAATCAAGACATcgcttttttttcccattgttACTTGGCTTTTGCAGCTCCTTCTGTTCGCTTGGTTCTTAGCTGTTGCTGT CTATCTCGTGACCAACGGGACTCCAGTGTATAAAGTGATAGATGCGCCAAAAGTTGACCCGTACAATCTGACAAATGGCACTGACTGTAATGCGAAG acaTTCGAAAACCAGTTTCCAAACACATCTGCAAGCTGTGTTATGGCTGGATTGGAAGAGAACGT GCACCTGTTGCGTatgcaaatctttcatttgtttgggtggttttggATTATGAATTTTATCATTGCTCTTGGTCAGTGTGTTTTGGCTGGTGCATTTGCTTCTTGGTATTTTACCTACCAGAAACCCGAC GACATTCCAGCATTACCAATCATTTCATCTTTCTGGCGCACTTTGCG GTATCACACCGGTTCTCTGGCTTTTGGAGCAGCCATCATTGCCATTGTCCAGTTGATCAGGGCTATTTTGGAGTACATCGATGCCAAACTTAAAG AATATGGACAAGACAACAAGGTCATAAAATTCATCTTGTG ctgcTGCAAGTGCTGTTTCTGGTGTTTGGagaaaattcttaaatttCTCAACAAGAATGCTTACATTGTG ATTGCCATtcatggaaaaaatttttgcagTTCTGCAAGGGAGGCTTTTAAGTTGCTATTGGACAATGTTTTGAG AGTGGTAGCAATCAATAGTGTAACCACATTCTTGTTGTTCATGGGCAAATTGGTAGTCGTTGGGATTGTAG GAGTGGCAAGCTTCTTCTGGTTTGGCCAACTCAATAAGGACGATCCTACTACTCTTCAATTCAGCGTCGTTCCGACTATC CTCATGGTGATTTTTGCGTATGCAGTGTCAGTTCTTTTCTTCGATGTGTACGACATGGCAATAGACACAGTATTCCTTTGTGTCA TGATTGACTTGGAGATGAATGATGGTAGCGCAGAGAAGCCATACTTCATGAGCGATTCCCTGAAGAAGATGTTGGATGTTGAGAACCGTTCACATCCTGATGGGACTGAAAAAGAAGCAAAGTAG
- the LOC141881682 gene encoding choline transporter-like protein 4 isoform X2, whose product MHARIDPNSRTVAPNMADQEDGGKRKYDPKFRGPIADRSCTDIICCLLFVAYIVGMIIVGVIAFKEGDPDRLLSPTDSNGNTCGKGDYKDKKFLLFFDISTCVTKGGSLAEFVTFPSCPTPQVCVSSCPKENQLGTSPEPSDMVCKEGVGEVTKDNKFEFVRQGKCAPYYLASSAVLYRCIPTLVGTLLANGTAVQNRDGQNVTKGAVEGGIKGLQFLLNAQNLGRSVFEDIKAVWYWLLIGMILTLVLGFIYIVITRWITGLLVWLSILLVFALLIAGMYCCYSKYKFLEDSGTSQDFQLKFTFDLDVYTNSKETWLVLGIFLTVLFVILFLIVLVLRKRIVLAVKVIKEASKAVGEIKTSLFFPIVTWLLQLLLFAWFLAVAVYLVTNGTPVYKVIDAPKVDPYNLTNGTDCNAKTFENQFPNTSASCVMAGLEENVHLLRMQIFHLFGWFWIMNFIIALGQCVLAGAFASWYFTYQKPDDIPALPIISSFWRTLRYHTGSLAFGAAIIAIVQLIRAILEYIDAKLKEYGQDNKVIKFILCCCKCCFWCLEKILKFLNKNAYIVIAIHGKNFCSSAREAFKLLLDNVLRVVAINSVTTFLLFMGKLVVVGIVGVASFFWFGQLNKDDPTTLQFSVVPTILMVIFAYAVSVLFFDVYDMAIDTVFLCVMIDLEMNDGSAEKPYFMSDSLKKMLDVENRSHPDGTEKEAK is encoded by the exons ATGCATGCACGTATTGATCCAAATTCACGTACTGTAGCACCCAACATGGCCGATCAGGAGGACG GGGGAAAAAGGAAGTATGACCCAAAATTCAGAGGACCCATTGCTGACAG GTCATGTACGGACATTATTTGCTGCCTTCTGTTTGTAGCTTACATTGTTGGTATGATCATCGTTGGTGTTATTG ctTTCAAAGAAGGAGATCCTGACAGACTGCTTTCACCAACAGACTCTAATG GGAATACTTGTGGAAAAGGTGATTACAA GGACAAGAAGTTCCTCCTGTTTTTTGATATCAGTACCTGTGTAACAAAGGGTGGTAGCTTGGCAGAGTTTGTAACCTTTCCATCATGTCCCACTCCACAG GTTTGTGTATCCAGCTGtccaaaagaaaatcaactAGGAACAAGTCCAGAACCAAGTGATATGGTATGCAAGGAGGGAGTTGGTGAAGTTACTAAG GATAACAAATTCGAGTTTGTGAGACAAGGAAAATGTGCTCCATACTATCTGGCCTCTTCAGCAG TTCTGTATCGATGCATACCAACTTTGGTTGGTACTTTGTTGGCTAATGGCACAGCTGTACAAAATCGTGATGGACAAAATGTAACAAAGGGGGCTGTGGAAGGAGGAATTAA GGGTTtgcagtttcttttgaatgcCCAAAATCTTGGACGATCT GTTTTTGAGGACATCAAGGCTGTGTGGTATTGGCTTTTAAT AGGAATGATCCTCACTTTGGTGTTAGGTTTCATCTATATTGTGATCACAAG ATGGATAACAGGCTTGCTTGTGTGGCTCAGCATCCTTCTCGTCTTTGCTTTACTTATAGCTG GGATGTATTGTTGCTATAGCAAGTACAAGTTCTTAGAAGACTCGGGCACCAGTCAAGACTTCCAACTCAAGTTTACTTTTGACCTTGATGTATACACAAACTCAAAAGAAACTTGGCTTGTTCTGG GTATTTTCCTGACGGTCCTGTTCGTCATTCTCTTCTTGATTGTTCTGGTTTTGCGTAAAAGAATCGTACTTGCTGTAAAAGTGATAAAAGAAGCTAGCAA GGCAGTTGGCGAAATCAAGACATcgcttttttttcccattgttACTTGGCTTTTGCAGCTCCTTCTGTTCGCTTGGTTCTTAGCTGTTGCTGT CTATCTCGTGACCAACGGGACTCCAGTGTATAAAGTGATAGATGCGCCAAAAGTTGACCCGTACAATCTGACAAATGGCACTGACTGTAATGCGAAG acaTTCGAAAACCAGTTTCCAAACACATCTGCAAGCTGTGTTATGGCTGGATTGGAAGAGAACGT GCACCTGTTGCGTatgcaaatctttcatttgtttgggtggttttggATTATGAATTTTATCATTGCTCTTGGTCAGTGTGTTTTGGCTGGTGCATTTGCTTCTTGGTATTTTACCTACCAGAAACCCGAC GACATTCCAGCATTACCAATCATTTCATCTTTCTGGCGCACTTTGCG GTATCACACCGGTTCTCTGGCTTTTGGAGCAGCCATCATTGCCATTGTCCAGTTGATCAGGGCTATTTTGGAGTACATCGATGCCAAACTTAAAG AATATGGACAAGACAACAAGGTCATAAAATTCATCTTGTG ctgcTGCAAGTGCTGTTTCTGGTGTTTGGagaaaattcttaaatttCTCAACAAGAATGCTTACATTGTG ATTGCCATtcatggaaaaaatttttgcagTTCTGCAAGGGAGGCTTTTAAGTTGCTATTGGACAATGTTTTGAG AGTGGTAGCAATCAATAGTGTAACCACATTCTTGTTGTTCATGGGCAAATTGGTAGTCGTTGGGATTGTAG GAGTGGCAAGCTTCTTCTGGTTTGGCCAACTCAATAAGGACGATCCTACTACTCTTCAATTCAGCGTCGTTCCGACTATC CTCATGGTGATTTTTGCGTATGCAGTGTCAGTTCTTTTCTTCGATGTGTACGACATGGCAATAGACACAGTATTCCTTTGTGTCA TGATTGACTTGGAGATGAATGATGGTAGCGCAGAGAAGCCATACTTCATGAGCGATTCCCTGAAGAAGATGTTGGATGTTGAGAACCGTTCACATCCTGATGGGACTGAAAAAGAAGCAAAGTAG